In one window of Janthinobacterium sp. 1_2014MBL_MicDiv DNA:
- a CDS encoding sugar phosphate isomerase/epimerase family protein gives MKTIQGPSLHLAQFAADTAPFNTLPAIAEWAAGMGFKALQIPAWDARLFDVAQAAHSQQYCDDLVAMLASHGLVISELTTHILGQLVAVHPAYDALCDSFAPAHLHGKPAARTEWAIEQVKLAAMASKRLGLTDMGTFSGSFAWPYLFPFPQRPPGLIEAAFDELARRWLPILDVCEEQGINLCYEIHPSEDLHDGISFEMFYERVGRHPRCKMLFDPSHFVLQQLNYLEFIDIYKDHIRMFHVKDAEFNPTGRQGIYGGYQSWENRAGRFRSLGDGQVDFKAIFSKMAQNDYAGWATLEWECCLKDQEVGAREGVAFINAHIIPVTDKIFDDFAGAPVSAQQINTLLGIQHN, from the coding sequence ATGAAAACCATCCAAGGACCAAGCCTGCACCTGGCACAATTCGCCGCCGATACGGCGCCCTTCAACACCCTGCCCGCCATCGCCGAGTGGGCGGCCGGCATGGGCTTCAAGGCCCTGCAGATTCCCGCCTGGGATGCGCGCCTGTTCGACGTGGCGCAGGCCGCCCACAGCCAGCAATACTGCGACGACCTCGTTGCCATGCTGGCCAGCCATGGCCTCGTCATCAGCGAACTGACGACGCACATCCTCGGCCAGCTGGTGGCCGTGCACCCGGCCTACGACGCGCTGTGCGACAGCTTTGCGCCGGCACACCTGCACGGCAAGCCGGCAGCGCGCACCGAGTGGGCCATCGAACAGGTCAAGCTGGCGGCCATGGCCTCGAAGCGCCTGGGCCTGACGGACATGGGCACGTTTTCCGGATCGTTCGCCTGGCCCTACCTGTTCCCGTTCCCGCAGCGCCCGCCCGGCCTGATCGAGGCGGCCTTCGACGAGCTGGCGCGCCGCTGGCTGCCCATCCTCGACGTGTGCGAGGAACAGGGCATCAACCTGTGCTACGAAATCCACCCGAGCGAAGACCTGCATGACGGCATCAGTTTCGAGATGTTTTACGAGCGCGTGGGCCGCCACCCGCGCTGCAAGATGCTGTTCGACCCGAGCCACTTCGTGCTGCAGCAGCTGAACTACCTGGAATTCATCGATATCTACAAGGACCACATCCGCATGTTCCATGTGAAGGATGCGGAATTCAATCCGACAGGACGGCAAGGCATCTACGGCGGCTACCAGTCGTGGGAAAACCGCGCCGGGCGCTTCCGTTCGCTGGGCGACGGCCAGGTCGACTTCAAGGCCATTTTCTCGAAGATGGCGCAGAACGACTACGCGGGCTGGGCCACGCTGGAATGGGAATGCTGCCTGAAGGACCAGGAAGTGGGCGCGCGTGAGGGCGTGGCCTTCATCAACGCCCACATCATTCCCGTGACCGACAAGATCTTCGACGACTTCGCCGGCGCCCCCGTCAGCGCGCAACAGATCAATACCCTGCTGGGCATCCAGCACAACTAA
- a CDS encoding class I adenylate-forming enzyme family protein yields the protein MDIPALLAGLPARLSAIPAYWADRTPDAPALHEGGRQWSYAQLRHGVDNAAQLLRELGVRPGDRLMVVGENCALQVALIFACASIDAWIVNVNARLSAREIDSIAGHCTARRMLFLAGASPEAAAHAARHGASTVTVDAMGELLAGGLNEASIAEACVPGNGQVAALIYTTGTTGQAKGVMLTHRNLLFIAAVSSTLRGLTSSDRAYGVLPISHVYGLASVALGTLYAGAALYLVPRFSVDGLLSSLKDDALTIVQGVPAMYAKLLQTLGGPDTPLPTRLRFAYAGGSPLAPSLKRDVEKLLGTALHNGYGMTESSPTISQTRLESPRPDDSVGTPIPGVEVRVVSFEGVDVAPGEAGELWMRGPNVMAGYYREPAMTAAAMRDGGWLNTGDMARQEADGALFIVGRTKELIIRSGFNVYPLEVETALNAHPSVIQSAVVGRTLDDGNEDVVAYVELDSRQSTTAAELQAWLAQTLSPYKCPSAIIVMEALPAAATGKILKGQLRQMAQDRQ from the coding sequence ATGGACATTCCCGCACTGCTGGCCGGCTTGCCGGCGCGCCTGTCGGCCATCCCCGCATATTGGGCCGACCGCACGCCCGACGCGCCGGCGCTGCACGAAGGCGGCCGGCAATGGAGCTACGCCCAGCTGCGGCACGGCGTGGACAACGCCGCGCAGCTGCTGCGCGAGCTCGGCGTGCGCCCCGGCGACCGCCTGATGGTGGTGGGCGAGAACTGCGCGCTGCAGGTGGCGCTGATCTTCGCTTGCGCCAGCATCGACGCGTGGATCGTCAACGTCAATGCCCGGCTGTCGGCGCGCGAGATCGACAGCATCGCCGGCCACTGCACGGCGCGCAGGATGCTGTTCCTGGCCGGCGCCTCGCCGGAAGCGGCCGCGCATGCGGCGCGCCACGGCGCCAGCACTGTCACGGTCGACGCCATGGGCGAGCTGCTGGCGGGCGGACTGAATGAAGCCAGCATCGCCGAAGCCTGCGTGCCCGGCAACGGGCAAGTGGCGGCGCTGATCTATACCACGGGCACGACGGGCCAGGCCAAGGGCGTGATGCTGACGCACCGCAACCTGCTGTTCATCGCCGCCGTCTCCAGCACCCTGCGCGGCCTGACCAGCTCCGACCGCGCGTATGGCGTGCTGCCCATCTCGCACGTGTATGGCCTGGCCTCGGTGGCCCTGGGCACCCTGTATGCGGGCGCCGCGCTATACCTGGTGCCGCGCTTTTCCGTCGACGGCCTGCTCTCGTCCCTGAAGGACGACGCACTGACCATCGTGCAGGGCGTGCCGGCCATGTACGCGAAACTGCTGCAAACCCTGGGCGGCCCCGACACCCCGCTGCCCACGCGGCTGCGCTTTGCCTATGCGGGCGGCTCGCCGCTGGCGCCGTCGCTCAAGCGCGACGTGGAAAAACTGCTGGGTACCGCGCTGCACAATGGCTACGGCATGACGGAAAGCTCGCCCACCATCAGCCAGACGCGCCTGGAGTCGCCGCGCCCCGACGATTCCGTCGGCACGCCGATACCGGGCGTGGAAGTGCGCGTGGTCAGCTTCGAGGGCGTCGACGTGGCGCCGGGCGAGGCAGGCGAACTGTGGATGCGCGGACCGAACGTCATGGCCGGCTACTACCGCGAGCCGGCCATGACGGCGGCCGCCATGCGCGACGGCGGCTGGCTCAATACGGGCGACATGGCGCGCCAGGAAGCGGACGGCGCGCTGTTCATCGTCGGGCGCACCAAGGAACTGATCATCCGCTCCGGCTTCAATGTCTATCCGCTGGAAGTGGAAACGGCCCTGAATGCCCATCCGTCCGTGATCCAGTCGGCCGTGGTGGGACGCACCCTGGACGACGGCAACGAGGACGTCGTCGCCTATGTCGAGCTGGATTCGCGCCAGAGCACCACGGCGGCCGAGCTGCAGGCCTGGCTGGCGCAGACGCTGTCGCCGTACAAGTGCCCGTCCGCCATCATCGTCATGGAAGCCTTGCCGGCCGCCGCCACGGGCAAGATTTTGAAGGGCCAGTTGCGGCAGATGGCGCAAGATAGGCAGTGA
- a CDS encoding flagellar basal body protein, giving the protein MSISALTTGTSGLTANQRALDVAAHNVANANTPGFQPQEARFQEASPAGTGVTLSVEGRKLAAGESVSGANANAAKAAESRPNGVGLASELTDNLVYKAGFNLSANVVKAADQALGSLIDVKT; this is encoded by the coding sequence ATGTCCATATCCGCCCTCACCACCGGCACCTCGGGGCTGACCGCCAACCAGCGCGCGCTGGACGTGGCCGCCCATAATGTCGCGAATGCGAATACGCCAGGCTTCCAGCCGCAGGAAGCCCGCTTCCAGGAAGCCAGCCCGGCCGGCACGGGCGTCACCCTCTCCGTCGAGGGGCGCAAGCTGGCCGCCGGCGAAAGCGTCAGCGGCGCCAATGCCAACGCGGCCAAGGCTGCGGAAAGCCGGCCGAACGGCGTCGGCCTGGCGTCCGAACTGACGGATAACCTCGTCTACAAGGCCGGCTTCAATCTATCGGCGAATGTCGTCAAGGCGGCCGACCAGGCGCTGGGCAGCCTGATCGACGTCAAGACGTAG
- a CDS encoding TonB-dependent receptor plug domain-containing protein, with translation MTGAVALALAQVAQAQAQQAAGKDEAAAPFVLGTVTVVGQRDELSAQQVGSQVSRAEMRRFNRDNVGDALNLLSGVSVSTNSRNEKTVAIRGFDARQVPLYIDGIPVYVPYDGYVDFNRFTTSDLAAIQVAKGYSSVAYGANTLGGAINLVSRKPTARMEGDASIGFGSGSERQMSANVGTNQGLWYLQAGVSYIDSDGFPMSSDFRPTATEDGGTRNNSYRKDHKLSFKVGLTPGGAQAGDEYALSYYKQHGEKGQPPSTNPVGARYWQWPYWNKESVYFVSQTRLGDAERLKLRLYHDSYDNEITSYTNGSYTTLKTSGQGSVSGGRSIYNDRTNGGAVELESFRLAAHSLRFVASYKADEHQERDGKGVRTTWYKDALWTLGAEDSIALNAATALSLGVSRNELRPDTVYSAGNAYTLPGNQAATDLQAGLFHNMSPEAKVYATVARKSRLPTLKDRYSQRLGTYIENPALRAEEALNYELGYQASVRGLAFDAALFYSDVKDKIQSVANVAGVRAQMQNAGRAHISGVELGLRGRAGAWLDFGGNYTYTDMKNVSDRAIRLTDVPRHKLTAHAVLHAARQVDVVAIAESNSGRWVSNTLELGGFTTVNLKAVYRPMPALSLEAGVANLGDRNYALSDGFPSAGRTWLANAQVQF, from the coding sequence ATGACGGGTGCCGTAGCGCTGGCGCTGGCACAGGTGGCGCAGGCGCAGGCGCAGCAAGCGGCGGGCAAGGACGAGGCGGCGGCGCCATTCGTGCTGGGCACGGTGACGGTGGTGGGCCAGCGCGATGAACTCAGCGCACAGCAGGTGGGATCGCAGGTGAGCCGCGCCGAGATGCGCCGCTTTAACCGCGACAACGTGGGCGATGCCTTGAACCTGCTGTCGGGCGTGTCGGTGTCGACCAATTCGCGCAACGAGAAAACCGTCGCCATCCGCGGCTTCGACGCGCGCCAGGTGCCGCTGTACATCGACGGCATTCCCGTCTACGTGCCGTACGACGGCTACGTCGATTTCAACCGCTTCACGACCAGCGACCTGGCCGCCATCCAGGTGGCCAAGGGTTACAGCTCCGTGGCGTATGGCGCCAACACCCTGGGCGGCGCCATCAACCTGGTGTCGCGCAAGCCCACGGCCCGGATGGAGGGCGATGCCTCCATCGGTTTTGGCTCGGGCAGCGAGCGCCAGATGTCGGCCAACGTCGGCACCAACCAGGGCCTGTGGTATCTGCAGGCCGGCGTGTCGTATATCGACAGCGACGGCTTTCCCATGTCGTCCGATTTCCGCCCCACGGCCACGGAAGACGGCGGCACGCGCAACAATTCCTACCGCAAGGATCATAAACTGTCGTTCAAGGTGGGGCTGACGCCGGGCGGCGCGCAGGCGGGCGACGAATATGCGCTCAGCTACTACAAGCAGCATGGCGAAAAGGGCCAGCCGCCATCGACCAACCCCGTCGGCGCGCGCTACTGGCAATGGCCGTACTGGAACAAGGAAAGCGTGTATTTCGTGTCGCAGACGCGCCTGGGCGACGCCGAACGCCTCAAATTGCGCCTGTACCACGACAGCTACGACAATGAGATCACCTCGTACACGAACGGCAGCTACACGACGCTGAAGACCAGCGGCCAGGGCAGCGTCAGCGGCGGGCGCAGCATCTACAATGACCGCACGAATGGCGGCGCGGTGGAACTCGAATCGTTCCGCCTGGCCGCGCACAGCCTGCGCTTTGTCGCCAGCTACAAGGCGGACGAGCACCAGGAACGCGATGGCAAGGGCGTGCGCACCACCTGGTACAAGGATGCCCTGTGGACCCTGGGCGCGGAAGACAGCATCGCCCTGAATGCGGCGACGGCACTGTCGCTGGGTGTGTCGCGCAACGAGCTGCGCCCCGATACGGTCTACAGCGCCGGCAATGCCTACACCTTGCCGGGCAATCAGGCGGCGACCGACCTGCAGGCGGGCCTGTTCCACAACATGAGTCCCGAGGCGAAGGTGTACGCCACGGTGGCGCGCAAGTCGCGCCTGCCGACCCTGAAGGACCGCTACTCGCAACGCCTGGGCACATATATCGAAAACCCGGCCTTGCGCGCGGAAGAAGCGCTGAACTATGAGCTGGGCTACCAGGCAAGCGTGCGCGGGCTGGCGTTTGACGCCGCCCTGTTCTACAGCGACGTGAAGGACAAGATCCAGAGCGTGGCGAATGTGGCGGGCGTGCGCGCGCAGATGCAGAACGCGGGCAGGGCGCATATCAGCGGCGTGGAACTGGGCTTGCGCGGCCGCGCCGGCGCCTGGCTGGACTTCGGCGGCAACTACACGTACACGGACATGAAGAACGTCAGCGATCGCGCCATCCGCCTGACGGACGTGCCGCGCCACAAGCTGACGGCGCACGCCGTGCTGCACGCGGCGCGCCAGGTCGACGTGGTGGCGATCGCTGAATCAAACAGCGGCCGCTGGGTCTCGAACACCCTCGAACTCGGCGGTTTTACCACCGTCAACCTGAAGGCCGTGTACCGCCCCATGCCGGCCTTGAGCCTGGAAGCGGGCGTGGCGAACCTGGGCGACCGCAATTACGCGCTGTCCGACGGTTTTCCCAGCGCGGGACGTACGTGGCTGGCCAATGCGCAGGTCCAGTTCTGA
- a CDS encoding IclR family transcriptional regulator, producing MSNTPAATDPELIVFSDDEEGKDRQFVNALARGLEVLRCFRPGEVFLSNADMAKRTAIPKPTISRLTYTLTKLGYLNYSDSLGKYQLGAGVLALGYRMLSNLDVRKMARPLMEELAEHAQASVSLGTRDRLSMVYVETCRSSANVTLRLDVGSRIPLMTTAMGKALLCILPQAERDYLMDHARAHETERWPRIKAGIEQGFKDYQDRGFCISAGEWQNDVHAVGVPMLGADGEQVMAFNCGGPAFLLSREKLESDLGPRLAALVKTVEKNLGRG from the coding sequence ATGAGCAATACGCCAGCCGCAACGGATCCGGAACTCATCGTCTTCAGCGACGACGAGGAAGGCAAGGACCGCCAGTTCGTCAACGCGCTGGCGCGGGGCCTGGAAGTGCTGCGCTGCTTCCGCCCCGGCGAAGTGTTCCTGTCGAACGCGGACATGGCCAAGCGCACGGCCATCCCGAAACCGACGATCTCGCGCCTGACCTACACGCTCACCAAGCTGGGCTACCTCAATTACTCGGACAGTCTGGGCAAGTACCAGCTGGGCGCCGGCGTGCTGGCCCTCGGCTACCGCATGCTGTCGAACCTCGACGTGCGCAAGATGGCGCGTCCGCTGATGGAAGAACTGGCCGAACATGCGCAAGCCTCCGTTTCGCTGGGCACGCGCGACCGCCTGAGCATGGTGTATGTGGAAACCTGCCGCAGCAGCGCCAACGTCACCCTGCGCCTCGATGTCGGTTCACGCATTCCGCTGATGACGACCGCCATGGGCAAGGCGCTGCTGTGCATCCTGCCGCAGGCCGAACGCGACTACCTGATGGACCACGCCAGGGCGCACGAGACGGAACGCTGGCCGCGCATCAAGGCAGGCATCGAACAGGGCTTCAAGGATTACCAGGACCGGGGCTTTTGCATCTCGGCCGGCGAATGGCAGAACGACGTGCACGCCGTGGGCGTGCCCATGCTGGGCGCCGACGGCGAACAGGTGATGGCCTTCAATTGCGGCGGCCCCGCCTTCCTGCTGTCGCGCGAAAAACTCGAATCCGACCTGGGACCGCGCCTGGCGGCCCTCGTCAAAACAGTGGAAAAAAACCTGGGCCGCGGTTAG
- a CDS encoding alpha/beta hydrolase, producing the protein MSLDPRIAAFLAQANGAPQPASLADLRAATETGLRQLHGPLEEVASVKDYIVPGEHALAVRAYVPAGADTGKPLPAIVFAHGGGWCLCSLELYDNPCRALANATGCVIFSVDYRLAPEHKFPVPLDDFYRALCWVADKAQALGIDAKRLAVGGDSAGGNLAAAAALMARDQAGPALAHQLLLYPALDFAFDTASYQRYAEGHSLTRDAMRFCWSAYLNVPAEGTNPYAAPLRAGSLKDLPPATVLVCEYDPLHDEGETYARRLRDDGVAAACVQLDGMIHASIHMLGLTPAARGLFDVAGPAMRTALAA; encoded by the coding sequence ATGAGCCTCGATCCACGCATAGCGGCCTTCCTGGCGCAGGCGAACGGTGCGCCGCAGCCCGCCTCGCTGGCGGACCTGCGGGCGGCCACGGAAACGGGCTTGCGCCAGCTGCACGGACCGCTGGAAGAGGTGGCGTCCGTCAAGGACTACATCGTGCCCGGCGAACACGCACTGGCCGTGCGCGCCTACGTGCCTGCCGGCGCGGACACAGGCAAGCCCCTGCCGGCCATCGTCTTCGCGCATGGCGGCGGCTGGTGTCTGTGCTCGCTGGAGCTGTACGACAATCCGTGCCGCGCGCTGGCCAATGCCACCGGCTGCGTGATCTTTTCCGTCGATTACCGGCTGGCGCCCGAGCACAAGTTCCCCGTGCCGCTCGATGACTTTTACCGTGCCCTGTGCTGGGTGGCGGACAAGGCGCAGGCGCTGGGCATCGACGCGAAGCGGCTGGCCGTGGGCGGCGACAGCGCGGGCGGCAATCTGGCGGCGGCCGCCGCCCTGATGGCGCGCGACCAGGCCGGACCTGCCCTGGCGCACCAGCTGCTGCTGTACCCGGCGCTCGACTTCGCCTTCGACACGGCCTCGTACCAGCGCTATGCGGAAGGCCATTCGCTGACACGGGACGCCATGCGCTTCTGCTGGTCGGCCTACCTGAACGTCCCGGCCGAAGGCACGAACCCATATGCGGCGCCGCTGCGGGCTGGCTCGCTGAAGGACTTGCCGCCGGCGACCGTGCTGGTATGCGAATACGACCCGCTGCATGACGAGGGCGAGACGTATGCGCGGCGCTTGCGCGATGACGGCGTGGCAGCCGCGTGCGTGCAGCTCGACGGCATGATCCATGCGTCCATCCACATGCTGGGCTTGACGCCGGCGGCGCGGGGATTGTTCGATGTAGCGGGCCCGGCCATGCGAACGGCGCTGGCGGCATAA
- a CDS encoding TetR/AcrR family transcriptional regulator, with protein sequence MAGRPREFDRALALEKARDAFWTRGYEGVSMADLVAALGIASARIYAAFGSKEQLFREAVELYETGEGAFAVHALAASLNVRDAVARMLEEAVLLYTRSGQPQGCMVVTAATNTSADNAGIADWLAQHRRARTQAVIARLRAAQLAGELKEEADVQALGDYYAALLHGLSVQARDGIPAERLLALIAPAMAPLALEMKNQTILPIVAVSTS encoded by the coding sequence ATGGCAGGAAGACCGAGGGAATTTGACCGCGCGCTGGCGCTGGAAAAAGCGCGCGACGCGTTCTGGACGCGCGGTTACGAAGGCGTGTCGATGGCCGACCTGGTGGCGGCGCTGGGCATCGCCTCGGCGCGCATCTATGCGGCGTTCGGCTCGAAGGAGCAGCTGTTCCGCGAAGCCGTGGAACTGTATGAAACAGGCGAGGGCGCGTTTGCCGTGCACGCCCTGGCCGCCAGCCTGAACGTGCGCGACGCGGTGGCGCGCATGCTGGAAGAAGCGGTGCTGCTATATACGCGCAGCGGCCAGCCGCAAGGCTGCATGGTGGTGACGGCCGCCACCAACACCAGCGCGGACAACGCCGGCATCGCCGACTGGCTGGCGCAGCACCGCCGCGCGCGCACGCAAGCCGTCATCGCTCGCTTGCGCGCGGCGCAGCTGGCGGGGGAATTGAAAGAGGAGGCGGACGTGCAGGCGCTGGGCGATTATTATGCGGCGCTGCTGCATGGCTTGTCGGTGCAGGCGCGCGACGGCATTCCCGCCGAGCGCCTGCTGGCGCTGATTGCGCCGGCCATGGCGCCGCTGGCGCTGGAAATGAAAAACCAGACTATCTTGCCGATAGTCGCAGTATCTACGTCTTGA
- a CDS encoding molybdopterin-dependent oxidoreductase has protein sequence MLKKILAACTSAALLAAAPAWADPAPARDNMSHALAVTGMVEMPLNLKVGDLRQLPPANGGEIAVTRHNGEKAETITGYRGVRLRDILDKAVLDAPGHNDVKKLAIIATATDGYAVVFSWGELYNAPAGEGVIVYYEKNGKALDDNDGEIALISAQDIRTGPRHVKWLNGIEVRKLVE, from the coding sequence ATGTTGAAGAAAATACTCGCTGCCTGCACTTCGGCGGCGCTGCTGGCGGCGGCGCCCGCGTGGGCGGACCCGGCGCCAGCGCGCGACAATATGAGCCACGCGCTGGCCGTGACGGGCATGGTGGAAATGCCATTGAACCTGAAGGTGGGGGACCTGCGCCAGCTGCCGCCGGCCAATGGCGGTGAAATCGCCGTCACGCGCCACAATGGCGAGAAGGCCGAAACCATCACCGGCTATCGTGGCGTGCGCCTGCGCGATATCCTCGACAAGGCCGTGCTCGATGCGCCCGGCCACAACGACGTCAAGAAGCTTGCCATCATCGCCACGGCCACCGATGGCTACGCGGTGGTGTTCTCGTGGGGCGAGCTGTATAACGCGCCGGCCGGCGAGGGCGTCATCGTCTATTACGAGAAAAACGGCAAGGCCCTCGACGACAATGATGGCGAGATCGCCCTGATTTCTGCGCAAGACATCCGTACGGGGCCCCGCCACGTGAAATGGCTGAACGGCATCGAGGTGCGCAAGCTGGTGGAGTGA
- a CDS encoding alpha/beta fold hydrolase: MHQNDNSYTHDYVRIDGQRLHCVIAGEGKPVLLIPGWPQTWYAWRHVMAALAAQGYQAIAIDPPGSGHSDRPAGGYDTGAVAATLHRAMLALGHAQYDVVGHDIGMWVGYALASDFPQAVTKLALTEAVIPGLAPAPPIFVAPSDNIFLWHFMFNQVLDLPEMLTAGKEREYIRFILDRWSYRRDKVAVDVYADAYATPGALRSGFAYYRAIPETIRQNLVRAKTSLSMPVLAIGADHATNDAPLLTMQGKAKILQGAIVAECGHFIMEEQPEAFIAHLLPFLAGEPA, from the coding sequence ATGCATCAGAATGACAACAGCTACACCCACGACTACGTGCGCATCGACGGCCAGCGCCTGCATTGCGTCATCGCCGGCGAAGGAAAACCCGTGCTGCTGATCCCCGGCTGGCCGCAGACCTGGTACGCCTGGCGCCACGTGATGGCGGCCCTGGCGGCCCAGGGCTACCAGGCGATCGCCATCGACCCGCCAGGCAGCGGCCACTCCGACCGCCCGGCCGGCGGCTACGACACGGGCGCCGTGGCGGCCACCCTGCACCGCGCCATGCTGGCCCTGGGCCATGCCCAGTACGACGTGGTCGGCCACGACATCGGCATGTGGGTCGGCTATGCGCTGGCCAGCGATTTCCCGCAGGCCGTGACAAAACTGGCGCTGACGGAAGCCGTGATTCCCGGCCTGGCGCCGGCGCCGCCCATCTTCGTGGCGCCGTCCGACAACATCTTCCTGTGGCACTTCATGTTCAACCAGGTGCTGGACTTGCCGGAGATGCTCACGGCCGGCAAGGAGCGCGAATACATCCGCTTCATCCTGGACCGCTGGTCATACCGCCGCGACAAGGTGGCCGTCGACGTGTATGCGGACGCCTACGCCACGCCAGGCGCGCTGCGCTCCGGCTTCGCCTACTACCGGGCGATCCCGGAAACCATCCGGCAAAACCTGGTCCGGGCGAAAACGAGCCTGTCCATGCCCGTGCTGGCCATCGGCGCCGACCACGCCACCAACGACGCGCCGCTGCTGACCATGCAGGGCAAGGCAAAAATTCTGCAAGGCGCCATCGTCGCCGAGTGCGGCCACTTCATCATGGAAGAACAACCGGAAGCGTTCATCGCCCACCTGCTGCCCTTCCTGGCCGGAGAGCCTGCATGA
- a CDS encoding acyl-CoA dehydrogenase family protein — protein MIRDEETLNILLDSIARFVREVLVPNEALVAETDTIPPAIVAQMRELGLFGLSIPEAYGGLELSMEEEVRVAFEIARTSPAFRSLIGTNNGIGSQGIVIDGTEAQKQHYLPKLAAGEIIGSFALTEAGSGSDAASLRTTAVRDGDHYILNGSKRYITNAPEASIFTVMARTDPVKRGASAISAFIVEKDTPGLSLGKIDRKMGQQGAHTCDVIFENCRVPAANLIGGKEGVGFKTAMKVLDKGRLHIAAVCVGAAERMLADALAYAMERQQFGQPIAEFQLIQAMLADSKAEIYAARSMVLDAARRRDNREDISTEASCCKLFASEMCGRVADRSVQIHGGAGYISEYAAERFYRDVRLFRIYEGTTQIQQIVIARNMIKAAQK, from the coding sequence ATGATACGCGACGAAGAAACCCTGAACATCCTGCTCGACAGCATCGCCCGCTTCGTGCGCGAAGTGCTGGTGCCCAACGAGGCGCTGGTGGCCGAAACGGATACGATACCGCCCGCCATCGTGGCGCAGATGCGCGAACTGGGCCTGTTCGGCCTGTCGATCCCGGAAGCCTATGGCGGCCTGGAACTGAGCATGGAAGAGGAAGTGCGCGTGGCCTTCGAGATCGCCCGCACCTCGCCGGCCTTCCGTTCGCTGATCGGCACGAACAACGGCATCGGTTCGCAAGGCATCGTGATCGACGGCACGGAGGCGCAGAAACAGCATTACCTGCCCAAGCTGGCGGCCGGCGAGATCATCGGCTCGTTCGCGCTGACGGAAGCGGGGTCCGGTTCCGATGCGGCTTCGCTGCGCACGACGGCCGTGCGCGATGGCGACCATTACATCCTCAACGGCAGCAAGCGCTATATCACCAACGCCCCCGAGGCGAGCATCTTTACCGTGATGGCGCGCACGGACCCCGTCAAGCGCGGCGCCTCGGCCATTTCCGCCTTCATCGTGGAAAAGGATACGCCGGGCCTCTCGCTGGGCAAGATCGACAGGAAAATGGGTCAGCAAGGCGCGCATACCTGCGACGTCATCTTTGAAAACTGCCGCGTGCCGGCCGCGAATCTCATCGGCGGCAAGGAAGGCGTGGGCTTCAAGACGGCCATGAAAGTGCTCGACAAGGGCCGTTTGCACATCGCCGCCGTCTGCGTGGGCGCGGCCGAACGCATGCTGGCCGACGCCCTGGCCTATGCGATGGAACGCCAGCAGTTCGGCCAGCCCATCGCCGAATTCCAGCTGATCCAGGCCATGCTGGCCGACAGCAAGGCCGAGATTTACGCGGCGCGCAGCATGGTGCTCGACGCCGCGCGCCGGCGCGACAACAGGGAAGACATTTCGACGGAAGCGTCGTGCTGCAAGCTGTTCGCCTCCGAAATGTGCGGCCGCGTGGCCGACCGCTCCGTGCAGATCCACGGCGGCGCGGGCTACATCAGCGAATACGCGGCCGAGCGCTTCTACCGCGACGTGCGCCTGTTCCGCATCTACGAAGGCACGACGCAGATCCAGCAGATCGTCATCGCCCGCAACATGATCAAGGCAGCGCAAAAGTAA